A region from the Brassica napus cultivar Da-Ae chromosome C8, Da-Ae, whole genome shotgun sequence genome encodes:
- the LOC111197864 gene encoding pentatricopeptide repeat-containing protein At3g59040 has product MSQTVIFKPFVSVPSSNLSQGKLQNNIINVGVKIQNRFRVVCMGMLAPRKFLQKRRKMEVFKDAADEVDQKRWRGLMLEIESTGSAVSVLRQYRTDGDQGLPRDLVLGTLVRFKQLKKWNLVSEILEWLRYQNWWNFSEMDFLMLITAYGKLGNFNGAERVLSVLSKMGSSPNVISYTALMESYGRGGKCNNAEAIFRRMQSSGPEPSAVTYQIILKTFVEGNKFKEAEEVFETLLDEKISPLKPDQKMYHMMIYMYKKAGNYEKARKVFASMAEKGVPQSTVTYNSLMSFETNYKEVSKIYDQMQRSGIQPDVVSYALLIKAYGRARREEEALSVFEEMLDAGVRPTHKAYNILLDAFAISGMVEQAKTVFKSMRRDRFYPDLCSYTTMLSAYVNASDMEGAEKFFKRIKVDGFEPNLVTYGTMIKGYAKANDLDKVMEVYEKMRLSGIKANQTILTTIMDASGRCKDFGSALSWYKEMESCGVPPDQKAKNVLLSLASSQDELEEAKEVTGLIDEKTTSLAGVDGTDDDDDDDEDNYITSSDEDEDDLEEAKEVTGLIDEKTTILAGVYRTDDDDEDNYITSSDEDEDEDDYEEDDDDVDGAKETVLYDKAQEGSLAYVGSQTEELVEL; this is encoded by the exons ATGTCACAAACTGTAATTTTCAAGCCGTTCGTCTCAGTTCCATCAAGTAATCTCAG CCAGGGGAAACTACAGAACAATATCATCAATGTTGGTGTTAAAATCCAAAACCGGTTCAGAGTTGTGTGTATGGGGATGCTGGCCCCAAGGAAGTTCTTGCAAAAGAGGAGGAAGATGGAGGTCTTCAAAGATGCAGCAGACGAGGTTGATCAGAAGAGATGGAGAGGGCTAATGCTAGAGATCGAATCCACTGGCTCTGCAGTTTCAGTCCTTAGGCAGTACAGAACTGACGGTGACCAAGGTCTTCCCAGGGACCTTGTTTTGGGTACTTTGGTTAGGTTCAAGCAGCTAAAGAAATGGAACCTCGTCAGTGAG ATTCTTGAATGGCTTAGATACCAAAACTGGTGGAACTTCAGCGAAATGGACTTTCTGATGCTCATCACAGCTTATGGGAAGCTAGGAAACTTCAACGGAGCCGAGAGGGTTTTAAGCGTACTAAGCAAGATGGGCTCGAGTCCAAACGTGATCTCCTACACCGCTCTCATGGAGTCTTACGGAAGAGGAGGCAAATGCAACAACGCTGAAGCCATATTCCGGAGGATGCAGTCTTCAGGGCCAGAGCCTTCTGCTGTAACTTATCAGATCATACTCAAGACTTTCGTGGAAGGGAACAAGTTTAAAGAAGCTGAAGAGGTTTTCGAGACTCTTTTAGATGAGAAGATATCGCCATTGAAGCCGGATCAGAAGATGTATCACATGATGATTTACATGTACAAGAAGGCTGGAAACTATGAGAAGGCTAGAAAAGTGTTTGCTTCAATGGCTGAGAAAGGAGTTCCACAGTCTACTGTTACTTACAATAGTCTTATGTCCTTTGAAACTAACTATAAAGAAGTTTCTAAGATCTATGACCAG ATGCAAAGATCTGGTATTCAACCTGATGTTGTAAGTTATGCTTTGCTTATTAAAGCATATGGAAGAGCAAGGAGAGAGGAAGAAGCTTTATCTGTTtttgaagagatgcttgatgCTGGTGTAAG GCCCACGCATAAAGCCTATAACATTTTGCTTGATGCATTTGCTATTTCTGGAATGGTGGAGCAAGCAAAGACCGTTTTTAAAAGCATGCGACGGGACAG ATTTTATCCGGATCTATGCTCTTACACAACTATGCTATCAGCGTATGTAAATGCTTCAGACATGGAAGGTGCTGAGAAATTCTTCAAGAGGATAAAAGTAGATGGTTTTGAGCCGAATTTAGTAACCTATGGGACAATGATAAAAGGTTATGCCAAAGCAAACGATCTTGATAAGGTTATGGAGGTATATGAGAAAATGAGGTTAAGTGGCATCAAAGCGAACCAAACCATCTTAACAACGATCATGGATGCGTCTGGGAGGTGCAAGGATTTCGGGAGCGCTCTTAGTTGGTACAAGGAGATGGAGAGTTGTGGTGTTCCACCTGATCAGAAAGCTAAGAATGTGCTTTTATCATTGGCCTCAAGTCAAGATGAGCTAGAGGAAGCTAAGGAAGTTACTGGTCTTATAGATGAGAAGACAACGAGCCTTGCTGGAGTTGATGgaactgatgatgatgatgatgatgatgaagacaaTTATATCACTAGTAGtgatgaggatgaagatgaTCTGGAGGAAGCTAAGGAAGTTACTGGTCTTATAGATGAGAAGACAACCATCCTTGCTGGTGTTTACCgaactgatgatgatgatgaagacaaTTATATCACTAGtagtgatgaagatgaagatgaggatgactatgaagaagatgatgatgatgttgatggTGCAAAAGAAACTGTGTTGTATGATAAAGCACAGGAAGGGTCTTTGGCTTATGTTGGCTCACAGACGGAAGAACTTGTGGAGTTATGA
- the LOC106368315 gene encoding transcription factor PIF5, translated as MEQLFSDWNFEDNFHMSSNKRSVRPEDELVELLWRDGQVVLQSQVRREPSVQVQTHKHNQALRKPNNTYLENQETIRKLNENVQGDQETVSWIQYPPEDVVDHPFESEFSSHFFSSIDHLEGPNHPKKPLPIKEAAKPEAKAMAPPKFRPPVVSVGPSHCGSNQSLNDNQVTHPPVSVSDRSKNVEERLDTSSGGSSGCSKETESGRSVTISRKRKHVMDTDQESMSQSDARLMSTDDQAMGNKSSQRSGSTRRSRAAEVHNLSERRRRDRINERMKALQELIPHCSKTDKASILDEAIDYLKTLQMQLQVMWMGSGMAAAAAAAATPMMFPGVQSSQYINQMAMQSQMQMPQFPVMNRPAAHNHPGLVCQNPAVQFQMQAQNQMLSEQLARYMGGFPPMPATTQTQTVQQPMDMMRFGSQVGQQSQLSTPVTTDSLRMGKTG; from the exons ATGGAACAACTGTTTTCTGATtggaattttgaagataattttcACATGTCCTCTAATAAAAGATCAGTCAG ACCAGAAGATGAACTAGTGGAGCTACTATGGAGAGATGGTCAAGTGGTTTTACAAAGCCAAGTCCGTAGAGAACCATCAGTCCAAGTCCAAACCCACAAACATAATCAAGCCCTACGAAAACCAAATAATACTTACCTTGAGAACCAAGAAACAATACGAAAACTTAATGAAAATGTTCAGGGAGATCAAGAAACTGTCTCATGGATCCAATACCCTCCTGAAGATGTAGTTGATCACCCCTTCGAATCCGAGTTCTCCtcccacttcttctcttcaatcgATCATCTTGAAGGTCCAAATCATCCCAAGAAGCCACTGCCTATCAAAGAGGCGGCTAAACCGGAGGCTAAAGCCATGGCTCCTCCTAAGTTTAGGCCACCGGTTGTAAGCGTTGGACCGAGCCATTGTGGGAGCAACCAGTCTCTGAATGATAATCAGGTGACCCATCCTCCGGTTTCAGTGAGTGATAGAAGCAAGAACGTTGAAGAAAGACTTGACACTTCGTCTGGTGGCTCGTCCGGTTGCAGCAAAGAAACTGAAAGTGGGAGAAGTGTAACCATTAGCCGTAAAAGAAAACATGTAATGGATACTGATCAAGAATCCATGTCTCAGTCTGATGCACGTTTGATGTCAACCGATGATCAAGCCATGGGTAACAAATCTAGCCAACGGTCAGGATCTACCCGAAGAAGCCGCGCGGCTGAAGTTCATAATCTCTCAGAAAGG AGGAGGAGAGATCGGATCAATGAGAGAATGAAAGCTCTTCAAGAACTTATACCTCATTGCAGTAAA ACAGATAAAGCGTCGATTTTGGATGAAGCCATTGATTACTTAAAAACACTTCAAATGCAACTCCAAGTGATGTGGATGGGAAGTGGAATGGCGGCAGCGGCAGCAGCAGCAGCGACTCCAATGATGTTTCCCGGTGTACAGTCATCTCAATATATAAATCAGATGGCTATGCAGAGTCAAATGCAAATGCCTCAATTTCCGGTTATGAACCGACCCGCTGCACATAACCATCCCGGTTTAGTATGTCAAAACCCGGCCGTACAGTTTCAAATGCAAGCACAGAACCAAATGTTGTCGGAGCAGCTTGCTAGGTATATGGGTGGGTTTCCACCGATGCCGGCAACCACTCAG ACTCAAACAGTCCAACAACCAATGGACATGATGAGATTTGGGTCTCAGGTGGGACAACAAAGTCAACTGTCGACACCGGTTACCACCGACAGTCTTCGTATGGGTAAAACTGGCTGA
- the LOC106363607 gene encoding uncharacterized protein LOC106363607 yields the protein MAKQLKERHCARENSGVSSEVLSAFPWIAWYIWKARNEKFFKDKDILPLDSLNLAVKEAESWTLAQRIIEELDENKEEQQREILKLGNREVRFESDCAQLIKVVNEEEDWPAMASELDEIKALSADFIDFSIAYIPRLSNFRADSLAKGGRSRVFGSSFVNCFAPSWLAPYADQEVAN from the exons ATGGCGAAACAATTAAAAGAGCGACACTGCGCGAGAGAAA ACAGTGGAGTGAGCTCAGAAGTGCTGAGTGCATTCCCATGGATAGcatggtatatctggaaagcaCGTAACGAGAAATTCTTTAAGGATAAGGACATCTTGCCATTGGATTCTCTCAACCTCGCCGTTAAGGAAGCAGAAAGCTGGACGTTAGCGCAGCGAATAATAGAGGAACTGGATGAAAACAAGGAAGAGCAACAAAGA GAAATATTGAAGCTAGGAAACAGAGAGGTGCGCTTTGAGTCAGACTGTGCACAACTGATCAAGGTCGTAAACGAGGAAGAAGATTGGCCAGCAATGGCATCTGAATTGGATGAGATCAAAGCTTTATCTGCAGACTTTATTGACTTCTCTATAGCATACATTCCAAGATTATCGAACTTCCGTGCCGACTCTCTTGCTAAAGGAGGAAGATCACGCGTATTCGGCTCTTCTTTCGTCAACTGCTTTGCACCAAGTTGGCTAGCTCCTTACGCTGACCAAGAAGTTGCTAACTAG
- the LOC106363608 gene encoding cytochrome b561 and DOMON domain-containing protein At5g48750, producing the protein MSLSSRAILVVMCFLFLSCTPLFTSATTTTVQGLQPRCESHIFNNGKHYRSCKDLPVLDSFLHFSYARETGVLDVAYRHANLESSSWIAWAINPTKKGMLGAQALVAYRNSTSGVMRAYTSNINSYATMLQESPLSFRVTQVSAEYLDGEMTIFATMVLPPNTTVVNHLWQDGPLKEGDRLGMHAMSGDHLKSMSTLDLLSGQVTATKSVNGNILLVKRIHGLVNTVSWGILMPIGVMAARYMKTYETLDPTWFYVHVVCQLTGYLAGLLGGLGTAIYMALHTGMRSTAHTVIGILIFCLGFLQILALKARPGKDHKYRTYWNWYHHTVGYVVVVLSVYNIYKGFVILQPGSGWKIAYTAIICAIGAFAIVMEILQFKKRWGSLFVKKSEDLQEANQSAFKKEILKFMNRWGDKTPEDLEANQSASTEVV; encoded by the coding sequence ATGTCTTTGTCTTCAAGAGCCATTCTAGTCGTTATGTGCTTTCTGTTCTTGTCGTGTACACCACTCTTTACGtcggcaacaacaacaacagttcAAGGACTTCAGCCTCGATGTGAATCTCACATCTTCAACAACGGAAAACATTACCGTTCTTGCAAGGATCTTCCCGTGTTAGACTCGTTCCTACACTTCAGTTATGCTCGAGAAACCGGAGTTCTCGATGTTGCTTACCGTCATGCCAATCTTGAGTCTTCTAGTTGGATCGCTTGGGCCATAAACCCGACCAAAAAAGGCATGTTAGGCGCTCAAGCTCTCGTGGCTTATCGTAACTCAACATCTGGCGTCATGCGTGCTTATACTTCAAACATCAATAGCTACGCTACTATGCTTCAAGAGTCTCCTCTTAGCTTTCGTGTAACGCAAGTATCCGCCGAGTATCTTGATGGAGAGATGACGATATTCGCAACTATGGTGCTGCCTCCTAACACAACCGTTGTGAATCACTTATGGCAAGACGGTCCGTTGAAGGAAGGAGATAGACTTGGGATGCACGCAATGAGTGGAGATCATCTCAAATCCATGTCCACTTTGGATTTGCTTTCCGGACAAGTCACCGCAACCAAATCAGTTAATGGAAACATATTGTTGGTCAAGCGAATCCATGGATTAGTAAACACAGTGAGTTGGGGGATTCTCATGCCTATTGGAGTTATGGCAGCACGTTACATGAAGACCTACGAAACATTAGATCCCACATGGTTCTACGTACACGTCGTGTGTCAACTCACCGGATACTTGGCCGGTCTTCTCGGAGGCCTTGGAACAGCGATCTACATGGCATTGCATACCGGGATGAGAAGCACTGCGCATACCGTGATAGGGATTTTAATATTCTGTTTAGGGTTCTTGCAGATACTTGCGCTCAAAGCAAGACCGGGTAAAGACCACAAATACAGAACATACTGGAACTGGTATCATCACACGGTGGGATATGTGGTGGTTGTGCTAAGCGTGTACAACATATACAAAGGTTTTGTTATATTGCAACCTGGAAGTGGATGGAAGATCGCATACACTGCTATCATTTGTGCTATTGGAGCGTTTGCAATTGTGATGGAGATCTTGCAGTTCAAGAAGAGATGGGGTAGCTTGTTTGTGAAGAAATCGGAAGACCTACAAGAAGCTAATCAAAGTGCTTTTAAGAAGgagattttgaagtttatgaaCAGATGGGGTGACAAGACACCGGAAGACCTAGAAGCTAATCAAAGTGCTTCCACTGAAGTGGTCTAG
- the LOC106368316 gene encoding tobamovirus multiplication protein 1 isoform X1, which produces MTIVSTLLELNTAKCYAPSFITVNLCLALIDGSLAFIAFLQLTRFHRRDKRVGWTRQKVLHLMIGSSNTGSLIYFVAAVIATCTRWHHWSTALGFLLMAFPKILFLATFLLLLSFWVDVCHQGNGEEEDEDDEENSIQQGLLEKSKSKAGSSSASDRRKCCSFHGIHLGTRQKFVVAAVVLVFILMISFAILIWIASGDNSADPSLLAEVYVDIFASIILITGGGICFYGMRLLFNLRKVRSEQVSAEMRKVSGLAGVSVVCFTVSSLLALLTHIPLFYHWNPSKLHGVKALVLLIIYYFIGSTVPLAFVLWVLRELPPQEIVSRREEPRRITYVNYESVPRHPPQQQWTATTVSKNQVSKASPI; this is translated from the exons ATGACGATCGTATCGACGCTTCTCGAATTGAATACGGCTAAATGCTATGCTCCGAGCTTCATCACCGTCAATCTCTGTCTTGCTCTTATCGATGGCTCTCTCGCTTTCATCGCATTCCTTCAG TTAACTCGATTTCACCGGCGGGATAAACGAGTTGGATGGACACGGCAAAAA GTGCTTCATCTTATGATTGGCTCCTCAAACACTG GTTCTCTCATCTATTTCGTGGCTGCGGTTATTGCAACTTGCACAAGGTGGCATCATTGGTCCACCGCATTAGGTTTTCTGCTTATGG CGTTTCCAAAGATTCTGTTTCTTGCAACTTTTCTCCTGCTTCTCTCTTTCTG GGTAGATGTTTGCCATCAGGGAAATGGAGAAGAGgaggatgaggatgatgaaGAAAACAGCATCCAGCAAGGGTTGCTCGAGAAAAGCAAGAGCAAAGCAGGCTCTTCGAGTGCAAGTGATCGCAGAAAGTGTTGCTCTTTCCATGGCATTCATCTCGGCACAAGGCAGAAGTTTGTAGTTGCG GCGGTTGTTCTTGTGTTCATCTTGATGATATCATTTGCAATCCTTATCTGGATTGCTTCCGGTGATAACTCTGCCGACCCTTCACTGTTGGCTGAG GTGTATGTAGATATTTTTGCTTCAATAATCTTGATCACAGGAGGAGGAATATGCTTTTATG GCATGCGTCTGCTCTTTAACCTAAGGAAGGTACGGTCTGAACAAGTATCAGCAGAGATGCGAAAGGTATCAGGTTTAGCAGGGGTCTCAGTTGTATGCTTCACCGTGAGCTCTTTACTCGCTCTTCTCACACACATCCCT CTCTTCTACCATTGGAACCCAAGCAAATTGCACGGTGTCAAGGCATTGGTTCTTCTGATCATATACTATTTCATAG GTTCGACAGTACCATTGGCTTTTGTTTTATGGGTTTTGAGGGAGTTACCTCCTCAAGAGATTGTGAGTAGACGAGAAGAACCAAGAAGAATCACTTATGTCAACTATGAAAGTGTTCCAAGGCACCCTCCTCAGCAGCAGTGGACTGCCACAACCGTTTCTAAGAATCAG GTTTCAAAGGCAAGTCCAATATGA
- the LOC106368316 gene encoding tobamovirus multiplication protein 1 isoform X2 produces the protein MLRASSPSISVLLLSMALSLSSHSFRFICFQLTRFHRRDKRVGWTRQKVLHLMIGSSNTGSLIYFVAAVIATCTRWHHWSTALGFLLMAFPKILFLATFLLLLSFWVDVCHQGNGEEEDEDDEENSIQQGLLEKSKSKAGSSSASDRRKCCSFHGIHLGTRQKFVVAAVVLVFILMISFAILIWIASGDNSADPSLLAEVYVDIFASIILITGGGICFYGMRLLFNLRKVRSEQVSAEMRKVSGLAGVSVVCFTVSSLLALLTHIPLFYHWNPSKLHGVKALVLLIIYYFIGSTVPLAFVLWVLRELPPQEIVSRREEPRRITYVNYESVPRHPPQQQWTATTVSKNQVSKASPI, from the exons ATGCTCCGAGCTTCATCACCGTCAATCTCTGTCTTGCTCTTATCGATGGCTCTCTCGCTTTCATCGCATTCCTTCAG ATTCATCTGCTTTCAGTTAACTCGATTTCACCGGCGGGATAAACGAGTTGGATGGACACGGCAAAAA GTGCTTCATCTTATGATTGGCTCCTCAAACACTG GTTCTCTCATCTATTTCGTGGCTGCGGTTATTGCAACTTGCACAAGGTGGCATCATTGGTCCACCGCATTAGGTTTTCTGCTTATGG CGTTTCCAAAGATTCTGTTTCTTGCAACTTTTCTCCTGCTTCTCTCTTTCTG GGTAGATGTTTGCCATCAGGGAAATGGAGAAGAGgaggatgaggatgatgaaGAAAACAGCATCCAGCAAGGGTTGCTCGAGAAAAGCAAGAGCAAAGCAGGCTCTTCGAGTGCAAGTGATCGCAGAAAGTGTTGCTCTTTCCATGGCATTCATCTCGGCACAAGGCAGAAGTTTGTAGTTGCG GCGGTTGTTCTTGTGTTCATCTTGATGATATCATTTGCAATCCTTATCTGGATTGCTTCCGGTGATAACTCTGCCGACCCTTCACTGTTGGCTGAG GTGTATGTAGATATTTTTGCTTCAATAATCTTGATCACAGGAGGAGGAATATGCTTTTATG GCATGCGTCTGCTCTTTAACCTAAGGAAGGTACGGTCTGAACAAGTATCAGCAGAGATGCGAAAGGTATCAGGTTTAGCAGGGGTCTCAGTTGTATGCTTCACCGTGAGCTCTTTACTCGCTCTTCTCACACACATCCCT CTCTTCTACCATTGGAACCCAAGCAAATTGCACGGTGTCAAGGCATTGGTTCTTCTGATCATATACTATTTCATAG GTTCGACAGTACCATTGGCTTTTGTTTTATGGGTTTTGAGGGAGTTACCTCCTCAAGAGATTGTGAGTAGACGAGAAGAACCAAGAAGAATCACTTATGTCAACTATGAAAGTGTTCCAAGGCACCCTCCTCAGCAGCAGTGGACTGCCACAACCGTTTCTAAGAATCAG GTTTCAAAGGCAAGTCCAATATGA
- the LOC111198255 gene encoding probable receptor-like protein kinase At2g42960, which translates to MSSESPLSNEMSKKISLFGLTDVKLWVLVCFVVGTFVALVLFILYVWIAFRRKSSQKLLPFSQIPRVAKDIRVDDRVGFQNHSENLCIADKPTDRSSGKMMAYLGRTKSSDNDSISQCSSVHHHERAYSSHSGEEGSFGTAWRQGSLVTASPLVGLPEISHLGWGHWFTLRDLQLATNRFAPENVIGEGGYGVVYKGTLINGNDVAVKKLLNNLGQAEKEFRVEVEAIGHVRHKNLVRLLGYCIEGVHRMLVYEYVNSGNLEQWLHGDVGEHRTLTWEARMKILTGTAQALAYLHEAIEPKVVHRDIKASNILIDDEFNAKLSDFGLAKLLDSGESHITTRVMGTFGYVAPEYANTGLLNEKSDIYSFGVLLLEAVTGRDPVDYERPANEVNLVEWLKMMVGTRRAEEVVDPKIEPKPATRALKRALLVALRCLDPESEKRPKMSQVVRMLESDDQLFREERRNRKSRTASMEIVETMEVSSKRPEHSENNHTTKPE; encoded by the exons ATGTCATCTGAGAGTCCTTTGAGTAATGAAATGTCAAAGAAGATCTCTTTGTTTGGCTTGACTGATGTGAAACTGTGGGTGTTGGTTTGTTTTGTGGTTGGCACATTCGTGGCTTTGGTTCTCTTCATCTTATACGTATGGATTGCATTCCGCCGCAAATCATCTCAAAAGTTGTTGCCTTTCAGTCAAATACCACGCGTGGCGAAAGATATAAGGGTTGATGATAGAGTTGGGTTTCAAAACCACAGTGAAAATTTATGTATTGCTGATAAACCGACTGATAGAAGCTCAGGGAAGATGATGGCTTACTTGGGGAGAACCAAGTCTAGCGATAATGATAGCATAAGTCAGTGTAGCTCTGTGCATCATCACGAGAGAGCTTACAGTTCTCACTCCGGTGAAGAAGGAAGCTTTGGAACGGCTTGGAGACAGGGTTCCCTTGTAACAGCATCTCCTTTGGTTGGTTTGCCGGAGATATCTCATCTTGGTTGGGGACACTGGTTTACTCTTAGGGATCTTCAGCTAGCCACCAACCGTTTTGCTCCTGAGAATGTAATCGGTGAGGGTGGTTATGGAGTGGTTTATAAAGGTACTCTCATCAATGGTAATGATGTCGCTGTAAAGAAGCTTCTGAACAATCT GGGACAGGCTGAGAAGGAGTTTCGAGTTGAAGTTGAGGCTATTGGTCATGTACGGCACAAGAATCTTGTAAGGCTTCTAGGTTATTGTATAGAGGGTGTTCATCG GATGCTTGTTTATGAGTATGTGAATAGTGGTAACTTAGAACAATGGTTACATGGAGACGTAGGGGAACATAGAACTCTCACTTGGGAGGCACGTATGAAGATCTTAACTGGTACTGCACAAGC GCTTGCTTATTTACATGAAGCTATAGAACCAAAAGTAGTACACAGAGACATAAAAGCAAGCAACATCTTGATTGATGATGAGTTCAACGCAAAGCTTTCAGATTTTGGGTTAGCCAAGCTCTTAGACTCTGGTGAGAGTCACATAACCACTAGAGTCATGGGCACTTTTGG GTATGTAGCACCTGAATATGCTAATACAGGTCTATTAAACGAGAAGAGTGACATATACAGCTTCGGTGTCCTGCTTCTAGAAGCTGTAACTGGAAGAGATCCAGTTGATTATGAACGTCCAGCTAATGAG GTGAATTTAGTTGAGTGGTTAAAGATGATGGTTGGAACAAGAAGAGCTGAAGAGGTTGTTGATCCAAAGATTGAACCAAAACCAGCTACACGTGCCCTGAAACGTGCACTTCTTGTTGCCCTGAGATGTTTAGATCCTGAGTCAGAGAAACGACCCAAAATGAGCCAGGTTGTGCGGATGCTTGAATCCGATGACCAACTTTTTCGTGAG GAGAGGAGGAATAGAAAGAGTAGAACAGCGAGTATGGAGATTGTGGAGACAATGGAGGTATCAAGCAAACGGCCTGAGCACTCAGAGAACAACCATACTACAAAACCTGAGTAA